The Pseudomonadota bacterium nucleotide sequence GAGACCGTCACAAGTTATTTTTACAGCAGCAAGATCCTGAGCCACATGGTCGTGCAAATGCCAGGATATAACCTTACGTTCAGTCTCCTGCGCCTGCAATAATTGGCCGCTTAATTGGAGCACCAGATCTTTCGCCTTTTTCTGCTCTGTTATGTTTTTAGCGCAACCCCTATATCCCGAAAGATTTCCCTGATTGTCAAAAAGAGGCAGGCCGTTTGTGATCAAAAATACTTCTTCTCTCCCCTTGGTCACCCACCATGCACCAAAATCAACAACGGGTTTTCTTTGATTTTCCAGTTTTTTGACAGCATCGGTTAATGCTGCTACATCCTCTTTTCTGATAAATTCTACCAATGATTTTCCGATAAGCTCCTCAGGAATATAACCCATTACCTCAAATACCTTTCCTGTGGCAAACCGAAACCTGAATTCTCTATCCAGCTCCCAGATCCAATCCGTTGTGCTTTGAGAAATATCCCGAAAAAGCCTCTCTTTTTCCCAGACTTCGTTTAACAGGTGTTTTTCCAGTGTAATGTTAATCCAACTTGACAGATAGTAGAGAGGCCTGCCTGATTGCTTGACGGGTAAACAATATATATGCACAACAAAGTCCTCTCCTTTTTTACTTCTGAAAACCTGCTCAAGTTCGCGAGCCCCCATTGAGATTGCTTCCTGAAAAGAACACAACATCTCCTCAAGCGCTTCTTCTCTCCACCATGGATAGGGCGGCTTCCTCCCAACAATCTCCATACCTGAAAAGCCGGTTTGTTTCTCCATGGCCGGGTTTACATATCTGATCGAAGTATCAGGATTTATGACCTGAATTGGAATCGGACTGTTTTCCACCAGACTTTTGCTGAACCTTTCGTTTTCTTTCAACGTTTTTTCAGTTTTCTTGCGTCTGGCAATCTCAGCTTTAAGGGCCTGATTAGTGCTTTTCAACTGCCTGGTTCGTTCCTCAATTTTGGATTCCAGCTCACCGCGGACCTTTTCATATACTAGTTGTATATCTTTAAGAGCACTTAAATCCGTCACCACAACCCGCAGTTCGCAAACCATCTTATGATTATCCAGCACCGGAACCATATGTATATGGGCAAAAAGCCCGTGCCCATTATTTTTTAAACGCAGTTCGCAGGACTGCTCCTGCCCGGTATTTACAACTTTTTTTAAGTACAGATAGTAATTATCCTGAGATTCCGGAAGAACAAATTGTGAAAAATGAACTCCGATCAACATGCTTCTTGTAACCCCCAAAAGTTCTGCAATTGTCAAATTGGCCTGAATAATCCGATTTTGGCCATCCAGCGTGAAATAGCCTACAGGCGCCAGATCGTAAAGTTCGAAATATCTGTCTAATGAGACATTCAGTTCTACCTGCGTTTTCAGGAGTTCCTCGTTTTGCATCTCAAGCTCAATCTGATGCACCTCAAGTTCGTGAATAAGCACATTCACATCTTTATCATACAATTCTTTATCACTTTTACTTCTCTGGGTGTAAACAGCTTCCGCCCTGCTTCTAAGGCTCGAAGTACATAATTCAAAGTCGCTGTTCTTCATGGAAGTTTTCTTTTCAGGTTGGCCAGTTATCATAATGTATCCGGATTTGAATCTGAGTTATATATAGATAAAGCGATATAAAGCCATATCGGAGTAAGCAATTTATTCAACGCTTCATCCTAGTAAAATAATACATCAATCGGCCTGCATGTCAATTTTTTAAACCTCTTTTTAAACCTCTGGCTGATTAACAATAAAAGGCATGAGATTATCCGTCCCTGACCTGCTTTTAATTCATTAAAATGGGAAATTCTCCTAAGCAAAATGAACCTTTCCCCTTATTTACAAAGTCGATAATTTTAGTAAATTGCAGTCCAGAAAACAATCGGCACCATTAGAGATCATTCATATCAAAAATAACAAATTAAAAAATGGAGGTCCACAATG carries:
- a CDS encoding PAS domain S-box protein, whose protein sequence is MITGQPEKKTSMKNSDFELCTSSLRSRAEAVYTQRSKSDKELYDKDVNVLIHELEVHQIELEMQNEELLKTQVELNVSLDRYFELYDLAPVGYFTLDGQNRIIQANLTIAELLGVTRSMLIGVHFSQFVLPESQDNYYLYLKKVVNTGQEQSCELRLKNNGHGLFAHIHMVPVLDNHKMVCELRVVVTDLSALKDIQLVYEKVRGELESKIEERTRQLKSTNQALKAEIARRKKTEKTLKENERFSKSLVENSPIPIQVINPDTSIRYVNPAMEKQTGFSGMEIVGRKPPYPWWREEALEEMLCSFQEAISMGARELEQVFRSKKGEDFVVHIYCLPVKQSGRPLYYLSSWINITLEKHLLNEVWEKERLFRDISQSTTDWIWELDREFRFRFATGKVFEVMGYIPEELIGKSLVEFIRKEDVAALTDAVKKLENQRKPVVDFGAWWVTKGREEVFLITNGLPLFDNQGNLSGYRGCAKNITEQKKAKDLVLQLSGQLLQAQETERKVISWHLHDHVAQDLAAVKITCDGLLTEKKGLSTGVRHEIEKLSGLLRQCIGNVRDMSYDLRPPGLNKFGLIQAIREHCAIYSKKTGLSVEFSSSDIDGLQLDDNVQINLYRIVQEGLRNVHRHALAEKAVVELICAGSKIKLDITDNGTGFEAVKELSKGALGMGLRVMMERVRAAGGQMKILSRPGFGTKISVKIPL